One genomic window of Streptococcus mitis includes the following:
- the pezA gene encoding type II toxin-antitoxin system antitoxin PezA has protein sequence MIGKNIKSLRKTHDLTQHDFARIVGISRNSLSRYENGTSSVSTELIDIICQKFNVSYVDIVGEDKMLNPVEDYELTLKIEIVKERGANLLSRLYRYQDSQGISIDDESNPWILMSDDLSDLIHTNIYLVETFDEIERYSGYLDGIERMLEISEKRMVA, from the coding sequence ATGATTGGAAAGAACATAAAATCCTTACGTAAAACACATGACTTAACACAACACGACTTTGCACGGATTGTAGGTATTTCACGAAATAGTCTGAGTCGTTATGAAAATGGAACTAGCTCAGTCTCTACGGAATTAATTGACATCATTTGTCAGAAATTTAATGTATCTTATGTCGATATTGTAGGAGAAGATAAAATGCTCAATCCTGTTGAAGATTATGAATTGACTTTAAAAATTGAAATTGTGAAAGAAAGAGGTGCTAATCTATTATCTCGACTCTATCGTTATCAAGATAGTCAGGGAATTAGCATTGATGATGAATCTAACCCTTGGATTTTAATGAGTGATGATCTATCTGATTTGATTCATACGAATATCTATTTAGTAGAAACTTTTGATGAAATAGAGAGATATAGCGGTTATTTGGATGGAATTGAACGTATGTTAGAGATATCTGAAAAGCGGATGGTAGCTTAA
- the pezT gene encoding type II toxin-antitoxin system toxin PezT, producing the protein MEIQDYTDSEFKHALARNLRSLTRGKKSSKQPVAILLGGQSGAGKTTIHRIKQKEFQGNIVIIDGDSFRSQHPHYLELQQEYGKDSVEYTKDFAGKMVESLVAELSNLGYNLLIEGTLRTIDVPKKTAQLLKNKGYEVQLALIATKPELSYLSTLMRYEELYAINPNQARATPKEHHDFIVNHLVDNTRQLEELAIFERIQIYQRDRSCVYDSGEDKTSAANVLQELLFGEWSQVEKEMLKIGQERLRELSMRTPK; encoded by the coding sequence ATGGAAATCCAAGATTATACTGATAGTGAATTCAAACATGCTTTAGCACGGAATCTTCGTTCTCTGACAAGAGGAAAAAAGTCCAGTAAGCAACCTGTAGCGATTTTGCTTGGAGGGCAAAGTGGTGCTGGCAAGACTACAATTCATCGTATTAAACAGAAAGAATTTCAAGGAAATATTGTTATCATAGATGGCGATAGTTTTCGTTCTCAGCATCCACACTATTTAGAACTTCAGCAAGAATATGGCAAAGATAGCGTTGAATACACCAAGGATTTTGCAGGGAAAATGGTAGAGTCTTTAGTAGCCGAATTAAGCAATTTGGGATACAATCTTTTGATAGAGGGAACTTTACGAACGATTGATGTTCCAAAGAAAACAGCACAACTCTTGAAAAATAAGGGATATGAAGTACAATTAGCTTTAATTGCTACAAAGCCTGAATTGTCCTATCTGAGCACTCTTATGCGATACGAAGAACTGTACGCTATTAATCCAAATCAAGCACGCGCAACTCCAAAAGAACATCATGATTTCATTGTAAATCATCTAGTTGATAATACCCGACAGTTGGAAGAACTAGCTATCTTTGAAAGAATTCAAATTTATCAACGAGATAGAAGTTGTGTATATGATTCAGGAGAAGATAAAACTTCAGCAGCAAATGTTCTTCAAGAGTTACTGTTTGGGGAGTGGAGTCAGGTAGAGAAAGAGATGTTGAAGATAGGGCAGGAACGGTTGAGAGAGTTAAGTATGAGAACCCCAAAATAG